One genomic region from Marinobacter szutsaonensis encodes:
- a CDS encoding SDR family oxidoreductase yields MSNPLFDMTGKVAVITGSTKGIGRSIAEEMARCGAKVVISSRKADACEQVAAELKEQGFDAMAVPCHVGKKEDLQNLVDKTNEAWGSIDVLVCNAATNPVYGPTAEMTDDAWDKIMDTNVKGTFWLTNMVLPQMAEKGEGAVVLLSSIAGLRGNTVIGTYGVSKAAEAALARNLAVEWGPKGIRVNAIAPGLIKTDFAKALWEDPVRVKRAEDKTPLRRIGDPVDIAGLAVFLSTKASAYITGQVIVADGGETVC; encoded by the coding sequence ATGAGTAATCCCCTTTTTGATATGACCGGCAAAGTTGCCGTCATCACCGGCTCCACCAAGGGCATCGGCCGCTCCATCGCCGAGGAAATGGCCAGATGTGGGGCCAAAGTCGTCATCTCCAGCCGCAAGGCCGATGCCTGTGAGCAAGTGGCCGCTGAGTTGAAGGAACAGGGCTTCGACGCCATGGCCGTTCCCTGCCACGTCGGCAAGAAAGAAGACCTGCAGAACCTGGTGGACAAGACCAACGAAGCCTGGGGCAGCATCGACGTGCTGGTGTGCAACGCCGCCACCAACCCGGTCTATGGCCCTACCGCCGAAATGACCGATGACGCCTGGGACAAGATTATGGACACCAACGTCAAAGGCACCTTCTGGCTCACCAACATGGTGCTGCCGCAGATGGCGGAAAAAGGCGAGGGCGCCGTGGTGCTCCTTTCCAGCATCGCCGGCCTGCGCGGCAACACCGTGATCGGCACCTACGGCGTTTCCAAGGCTGCCGAAGCCGCTTTGGCCCGCAACCTGGCCGTGGAATGGGGCCCCAAGGGCATCCGCGTCAACGCCATCGCCCCGGGGCTGATCAAGACCGACTTTGCCAAGGCCCTCTGGGAAGACCCCGTCCGCGTTAAACGCGCGGAGGACAAAACTCCACTCCGCCGCATCGGTGACCCGGTCGATATCGCCGGCCTGGCCGTGTTCCTGTCCACGAAGGCAAGCGCCTACATCACCGGTCAGGTCATTGTTGCCGACGGCGGCGAAACAGTCTGCTGA
- a CDS encoding acyl-CoA dehydrogenase family protein, with protein MFELSEKAKKLQAELTEFMDAYIYPNEEKHHHQLEEAEDRWAPVPIIEELKQKAKAAGLWNLFLPDSEFGAGLSNFEYAHLCEIMGRSEMAPEVFNCSAPDTGNMETIARYGNKEQQDQWLKPLLAGEIRSCFSMTEPDVASSDATNIACEIRREGDEYVINGRKWWSSGAMTTTSKIAIVMGKTDPNAEKHKQQSMILVPLDAPGVKMIRPLHVFGYDHAPHGHAEIQYDNVRVPASNMLLGEGRGFEIAQGRLGPGRIHHCMRTIGVAERALEAMCKRANAREAFGRKLSDFDSIRKDIARSRLEIEQARLLTLKAAHMMDTVGNKVARQEIAMIKVVAPSMALKVIDRAIQVHGGAGVSQDTFLASAWAKVRTLRLADGPDEVHLDSVAKMELRQYR; from the coding sequence ATGTTCGAGCTTTCTGAAAAGGCTAAAAAGCTGCAGGCCGAATTAACCGAGTTCATGGATGCCTACATCTATCCGAACGAAGAGAAGCATCACCATCAGTTGGAAGAAGCCGAGGATCGCTGGGCACCGGTTCCCATCATTGAAGAACTGAAGCAGAAGGCGAAAGCCGCGGGCCTGTGGAACCTGTTCCTGCCGGACAGCGAATTCGGCGCGGGCCTGTCCAACTTCGAATACGCCCACCTGTGCGAAATCATGGGCCGCTCCGAGATGGCCCCGGAAGTGTTCAACTGCTCCGCGCCAGACACCGGCAACATGGAAACCATCGCCCGCTACGGCAACAAGGAGCAGCAGGACCAGTGGCTGAAACCACTGCTGGCCGGCGAAATCCGTTCCTGCTTTTCCATGACCGAGCCAGATGTAGCCTCCTCGGATGCCACCAACATCGCCTGTGAAATCCGCCGCGAGGGTGACGAGTACGTGATCAACGGTCGCAAGTGGTGGTCCTCCGGTGCCATGACAACCACTTCGAAGATTGCCATTGTTATGGGCAAGACCGATCCGAACGCCGAGAAGCATAAACAGCAGTCCATGATCCTGGTGCCGCTGGACGCCCCTGGCGTGAAGATGATCCGCCCACTGCACGTGTTCGGCTACGACCACGCGCCCCATGGCCACGCCGAGATCCAGTACGACAACGTGCGGGTGCCGGCCAGCAACATGTTGCTGGGCGAGGGCCGAGGCTTCGAGATTGCCCAGGGCCGCCTGGGGCCGGGCCGGATTCACCACTGCATGCGCACCATCGGCGTGGCCGAGCGGGCGCTGGAAGCTATGTGCAAGCGTGCCAATGCCCGCGAGGCCTTTGGCCGCAAGCTGTCCGACTTTGATTCCATTCGCAAGGACATTGCCCGCAGCCGGCTGGAGATCGAGCAGGCGCGCCTGTTGACCCTGAAGGCAGCCCACATGATGGACACCGTCGGTAACAAGGTGGCCCGTCAGGAAATCGCCATGATCAAGGTGGTGGCTCCGAGTATGGCACTGAAGGTCATCGACCGGGCCATCCAGGTCCACGGCGGTGCTGGCGTCAGTCAGGACACTTTCCTGGCCTCCGCCTGGGCCAAGGTCCGCACCCTGCGCCTGGCAGATGGACCGGATGAGGTGCACCTGGATTCCGTTGCCAAAATGGAACTTCGTCAATACCGCTGA
- a CDS encoding PaaI family thioesterase, with amino-acid sequence MSEEKVHITGGQDLPGFHSLLGYRQVSWEENEAVIELALEPRHLNLGGVIHGGVLTSLLDIVLAQAGTYCPYPGRMRKAITLSLTTTFTGQCSGGVIRVTGRKRAGGTRIFNSTGEVHDDQGNLLAIGEGTFRIRSGSDKPEGVPI; translated from the coding sequence ATGAGTGAGGAAAAGGTGCACATTACCGGAGGTCAGGACCTGCCCGGTTTTCACAGCCTGCTGGGCTACCGCCAGGTGTCCTGGGAAGAGAACGAAGCGGTGATCGAGCTGGCGCTGGAACCCCGGCACCTGAACCTGGGGGGCGTGATCCACGGCGGCGTTCTGACCTCCCTGCTGGATATCGTCCTGGCCCAGGCCGGTACTTATTGCCCGTACCCCGGCCGCATGCGCAAGGCGATCACGCTGTCCCTGACCACCACCTTCACCGGCCAGTGCTCCGGCGGTGTGATCCGGGTAACCGGCCGAAAAAGGGCTGGCGGTACCCGCATTTTCAACAGCACCGGCGAAGTGCATGACGATCAGGGCAATCTGCTTGCCATTGGCGAGGGAACCTTCCGGATCCGTTCCGGGAGCGATAAGCCCGAGGGCGTGCCAATCTGA
- a CDS encoding SDR family NAD(P)-dependent oxidoreductase — protein sequence MARFDQRIAVVTGAGSGIGRATAVRLAREGASVVMVDVSEAGLLETESAMPEEARYQRHLVDVADESQVRDLVAETMDTFGRIDVLCNIAGIASTSGGHPPVTGNEREEWDKVLAVNLIGTMLFIKHVAPHMQARKLGAIVNTASVAGIRSGAGGNAYSASKAGVINLTMTAACDLGGDNVRVNAVCPGLVETGMTRAVFDYARAHEKAHKLGSRCELRRYGNPEEIAAAILFLASDDASYITGQALAVDGGNTASLNLPGMKV from the coding sequence ATGGCGCGATTTGACCAGCGCATAGCCGTCGTCACCGGTGCCGGTAGTGGTATTGGCCGTGCCACCGCGGTCCGTCTGGCCCGGGAGGGCGCCTCGGTGGTGATGGTCGATGTGTCCGAGGCCGGATTGCTTGAGACCGAGAGCGCCATGCCCGAGGAGGCCCGTTACCAGCGACATCTGGTGGACGTGGCCGACGAAAGCCAGGTCAGGGACCTGGTGGCCGAAACCATGGATACCTTTGGCCGGATCGATGTGCTCTGTAATATCGCCGGTATTGCCAGTACCTCCGGTGGTCACCCTCCGGTGACCGGCAACGAGCGTGAGGAATGGGACAAGGTGCTGGCGGTCAACCTCATCGGCACCATGCTGTTCATCAAGCACGTGGCGCCCCACATGCAGGCCCGCAAGCTCGGTGCCATCGTCAACACCGCCTCGGTGGCTGGCATCCGCTCCGGTGCCGGGGGCAATGCCTACAGTGCCTCCAAGGCCGGGGTGATCAACCTGACCATGACCGCCGCCTGTGACCTTGGCGGGGACAATGTCCGGGTTAACGCCGTCTGTCCCGGCCTGGTGGAAACCGGCATGACCCGCGCCGTCTTCGATTACGCCCGCGCCCACGAGAAAGCCCACAAACTGGGCTCCCGGTGCGAGCTGCGCCGTTACGGCAATCCCGAGGAGATTGCCGCTGCCATCCTGTTCCTTGCCAGCGACGACGCCAGTTACATCACCGGCCAGGCCCTGGCGGTGGATGGCGGAAATACCGCCTCCCTTAACCTGCCAGGAATGAAAGTCTGA
- a CDS encoding class I adenylate-forming enzyme family protein, with amino-acid sequence MKNTTNDMPVYAPVTAGETMEAIGHRIQDYRESQGDKTALIDERGEVTWADLISQVNRIANRLRQSGLEPGDCVAGLSENTREYVALYLGSLVAGGCLVPLSGMASGEALTLMIRDCGARFLFVSGKNRELWSSIRESVALPAENVVGLDTGEVGQTLAQWLGDVSDQAAPAAVTLDDPFNIIYSSGTTGTPKGILHDYRFRQRQMVRMSRFGLDGDAINLVSTPLYSNTTLVSVLPTLFHGGTLVLMAKFDAHRFLELAEQYRVTHAMLVPVQYQRILAVPDFDRFDLSSFKLKLCTSAPLRADVIAEAMRRWPGNIREVYGLTEGGISTSLDCAAHPDKWDSVGVPTEGAEVRVIDDEGRELPRGKTGEIVGRAISMMRGYVNRPEQTREMLWTSPEGLAFYRSGDMGRIDEDGFIYILDRRKDMIISGGFNIYAVDLEKTLLGHPAVADVAVIGIPSEQWGETPLALVVKAPGHPETEAELLDWGNQRLGKTQRLAAIEFREELPRSTIGKVLKRELREPYWNR; translated from the coding sequence ATGAAAAATACAACTAACGACATGCCGGTCTACGCCCCGGTCACCGCCGGTGAAACCATGGAAGCCATCGGTCACAGGATTCAGGACTATCGGGAGAGCCAGGGGGACAAGACGGCCCTGATCGATGAACGGGGAGAGGTGACCTGGGCGGACCTGATCAGCCAGGTAAACCGGATTGCCAACCGCCTGCGGCAGTCCGGTCTCGAGCCGGGCGACTGCGTGGCGGGTCTGTCGGAAAATACCCGGGAATACGTCGCCCTGTATCTCGGCTCCCTGGTGGCGGGCGGCTGCCTGGTACCGCTCTCGGGTATGGCCAGCGGCGAGGCCCTGACCCTGATGATCCGGGATTGCGGCGCCCGGTTCCTGTTTGTGTCCGGTAAGAACCGGGAGCTCTGGTCCAGTATCCGCGAGTCCGTGGCCCTGCCGGCAGAGAATGTTGTCGGCCTGGATACCGGGGAGGTTGGTCAGACACTGGCGCAATGGCTGGGCGATGTGTCCGATCAGGCCGCTCCGGCAGCGGTCACCCTGGACGATCCGTTTAACATCATCTACAGCTCCGGAACTACCGGCACGCCCAAGGGCATCCTGCACGACTACCGGTTCCGCCAGCGCCAGATGGTCCGGATGAGCCGGTTCGGCCTGGATGGCGACGCCATCAATCTCGTTTCCACGCCCTTGTATTCCAACACCACCCTGGTCTCGGTCTTACCGACCCTGTTCCACGGCGGCACCTTGGTACTGATGGCGAAATTCGATGCCCACCGGTTCCTGGAGCTGGCAGAACAATACCGGGTGACCCATGCCATGCTGGTGCCGGTGCAGTACCAGCGCATCCTGGCGGTTCCGGATTTCGACCGCTTCGACCTGTCCAGCTTCAAGCTCAAGCTGTGTACCAGCGCGCCGCTGCGGGCGGATGTGATTGCCGAAGCCATGCGGCGCTGGCCGGGCAATATCCGTGAGGTCTACGGCCTGACCGAGGGCGGCATTTCCACCAGCCTGGATTGCGCTGCCCATCCCGATAAATGGGATTCCGTGGGTGTGCCTACCGAAGGCGCCGAAGTCCGGGTGATCGATGACGAGGGCCGGGAGCTGCCCCGGGGCAAAACCGGGGAAATCGTCGGCCGGGCCATTTCCATGATGCGCGGTTACGTCAACCGCCCCGAACAGACCCGGGAAATGCTCTGGACCAGCCCGGAAGGCCTGGCGTTCTATCGCAGCGGGGATATGGGCAGGATCGATGAAGACGGGTTTATCTACATCCTCGACCGTCGCAAGGACATGATCATCTCCGGCGGCTTCAACATCTATGCGGTGGATCTGGAAAAGACCTTGCTCGGCCACCCCGCCGTCGCCGATGTGGCGGTCATCGGCATACCCAGCGAGCAATGGGGCGAGACGCCCCTGGCGCTGGTGGTCAAGGCTCCGGGCCACCCGGAGACCGAGGCCGAACTACTGGACTGGGGCAACCAGCGGCTGGGCAAAACCCAGCGGCTGGCGGCAATCGAGTTCCGGGAGGAACTGCCCCGCTCCACCATCGGTAAGGTGCTGAAACGGGAACTCCGGGAGCCCTACTGGAACCGCTAG
- a CDS encoding enoyl-CoA hydratase-related protein: MIDMHQAEAVVHLTINRPAKKNALTREMYGLLSRRIREAAGDEAVNAIVISGHGNVFTAGNDLDDFRARATDPNPQPSAGLAFIETLMDSDTPVIAAVEGIAIGIGTTLLLHCDSVIAGRSATFKTAFVDLGLVPEAASTVTMPLHLGARRAAELLLFGEVMDGVEARDCGLVSKVVDDGAAVTAALELAQRLAGKPREALRASKRLIRAPWRDQVREALERERAVFSERLRSDDCRQALARMERR, translated from the coding sequence ATGATCGACATGCATCAGGCGGAGGCCGTGGTCCATCTCACCATCAACCGCCCGGCGAAGAAGAACGCGCTGACCCGCGAGATGTACGGCCTGCTGAGCCGGCGTATTCGCGAAGCCGCTGGTGATGAGGCCGTTAACGCCATCGTTATCTCCGGGCATGGCAATGTGTTCACTGCCGGTAATGACCTGGACGATTTCCGCGCCCGGGCAACCGATCCGAATCCACAGCCCTCTGCCGGGCTGGCCTTTATCGAAACCCTGATGGACAGCGACACGCCGGTCATTGCCGCCGTGGAAGGGATTGCCATCGGCATCGGCACTACCCTGCTTCTGCATTGCGACTCGGTGATTGCCGGTAGATCCGCGACCTTCAAGACCGCCTTCGTCGATCTTGGTCTGGTGCCCGAGGCGGCCTCCACGGTCACCATGCCCCTGCACCTCGGTGCCCGCCGGGCGGCAGAGCTGCTGTTATTCGGGGAGGTCATGGACGGTGTCGAGGCCCGGGACTGTGGCCTGGTCAGCAAGGTGGTGGATGACGGTGCCGCCGTGACCGCCGCGCTGGAACTGGCGCAGCGATTGGCCGGTAAACCCCGGGAGGCGCTCAGGGCGAGCAAGCGGTTGATCCGGGCCCCCTGGCGGGATCAGGTGAGGGAAGCGCTGGAGCGCGAGCGCGCGGTGTTCTCCGAGCGCCTGCGCTCCGACGATTGCCGGCAGGCTCTGGCGAGAATGGAGCGCCGCTAG
- the dctP gene encoding TRAP transporter substrate-binding protein DctP, whose product MNLIMQARKKLTVYASALTLGVSAALAATPVAAQETFTWKVQSHWPGSSSSYTDSLGRIKRVLEERTDGRLKLQLYEAGALFKAKETFNAVSRGILEMGTISPAYAQDKVSLAGIASGLPFAFRNVWEAAYFHQNMGFEQMLRDEAAEHGVYWATDKVYPTEMVVKKPIESWEDFTSLKIRSSGALQNFLTEAGAAASYIPGGELYSALDSGIVDGAHWGASQGAYSMGLYEVAKYHVQPALNIAGTDVIIVSQKALDKLPEDMQKIVKDALNEQFWIRTNEYQYKERITLAKAIAEEGVQVNVLPDEVQDKLVATAQKMWDEEGKRSENAQKALDMLKSYLSDLGYL is encoded by the coding sequence ATGAACCTCATAATGCAAGCACGCAAGAAGCTGACCGTTTACGCGTCCGCCCTTACCCTTGGCGTTTCCGCCGCCCTTGCTGCCACACCGGTAGCGGCCCAGGAGACCTTCACCTGGAAGGTGCAATCCCACTGGCCGGGTTCCAGCAGCTCATACACCGACAGTCTCGGCCGCATCAAGCGGGTTCTGGAAGAACGCACCGATGGCCGCCTGAAGCTCCAGCTCTATGAAGCCGGTGCACTGTTCAAGGCCAAGGAAACCTTCAACGCGGTCAGCCGCGGCATCCTGGAAATGGGCACCATTTCACCCGCTTATGCCCAGGACAAAGTTTCCCTGGCGGGCATCGCCTCCGGCCTGCCCTTCGCTTTCCGTAACGTCTGGGAAGCCGCCTACTTCCATCAAAACATGGGCTTCGAGCAGATGCTGCGTGATGAAGCCGCCGAGCACGGCGTTTACTGGGCCACCGACAAGGTCTACCCGACCGAAATGGTAGTCAAGAAGCCGATCGAGAGCTGGGAAGACTTCACCAGTCTAAAGATTCGCTCCTCCGGCGCCCTGCAGAACTTCCTGACCGAAGCGGGTGCTGCCGCCTCCTACATTCCCGGTGGTGAGCTTTACTCCGCGCTGGATTCCGGAATCGTCGACGGTGCGCACTGGGGTGCGTCCCAGGGTGCCTACAGCATGGGTCTTTACGAGGTCGCGAAGTACCACGTGCAACCGGCCCTGAACATCGCCGGTACCGACGTCATCATCGTCAGCCAGAAGGCCCTGGACAAGCTGCCGGAAGACATGCAGAAGATCGTCAAGGATGCCCTGAACGAGCAATTCTGGATCCGCACCAACGAGTACCAGTACAAGGAACGCATCACCCTGGCCAAGGCCATTGCTGAAGAAGGGGTGCAGGTCAACGTGCTGCCGGATGAAGTCCAGGACAAGCTGGTTGCCACCGCCCAGAAGATGTGGGACGAGGAAGGCAAGCGTAGCGAGAATGCCCAGAAGGCCCTGGACATGCTCAAGAGCTACCTGAGCGACCTCGGTTACCTCTGA
- a CDS encoding TRAP transporter small permease subunit, with translation MGVMIAAFMRGVTRLNDVVGRWIALLVFAMFAFLLLEVGFRYLFNSPTVWTNELTQMLFGIYAVMSGGYIMAHRGHVNVDLVHSHLAPRKRATLDIVTSTVFFIFTLALLWFGIDMATESMSSWETSYSAWNPPIWPVKLAIPVGTALLVLQGLVKLLEDIAVAFNLDYYTPEDTDSEGEQL, from the coding sequence ATGGGTGTGATGATTGCCGCATTCATGAGAGGGGTTACCCGTCTCAATGATGTCGTCGGGCGCTGGATAGCCCTGCTGGTGTTCGCGATGTTTGCGTTCCTTTTGCTGGAAGTGGGCTTCCGCTACCTGTTCAACTCGCCGACGGTCTGGACCAATGAGCTGACCCAGATGCTGTTCGGTATCTATGCGGTGATGTCCGGTGGCTACATCATGGCCCATCGCGGTCACGTCAATGTCGACCTGGTGCATTCCCACCTGGCGCCGCGCAAGCGGGCGACGCTGGACATCGTCACCTCCACGGTATTCTTCATCTTCACGCTCGCGCTGCTCTGGTTCGGCATCGACATGGCCACGGAGTCCATGTCCAGCTGGGAAACCTCCTACTCCGCCTGGAATCCGCCCATCTGGCCGGTCAAGCTGGCGATTCCGGTCGGCACGGCACTGCTGGTCCTGCAGGGCCTGGTCAAGCTCCTTGAGGACATCGCCGTAGCCTTCAACCTGGATTACTACACCCCCGAAGACACTGATTCCGAAGGAGAGCAGCTGTGA
- a CDS encoding TRAP transporter large permease subunit translates to MSIEALTLLFFGALLFFLLLGLPLAFVLGGVSVVFLYFTWGFDSFYMVASQIWGTMESFTLVAIPLFVFMAMILERTGVARDLYRMMHLWCGGLRGGLALGTLGICAVFAAMVGISGAAVVAMGTIALPSMLERGYDKNMALGVINTGGGWGILIPPSILMILYALITGVSVGQMFAAGIMPGILLMVLTAIYIIVRCHLQPDLAPALPKEERGTWPEKFRALRAVLLPIGVVVMVLGSIIGGITTPTEAAAMGVLGALISAAVYKQFKWSILQEAAIRTFKLTGMIMWILFAAHAFSAAYQSMGAQELIEGLMNMVPGGPWGIIIAMMVIVFLLAMVLDPVGIMLITLPVFMPIVESLGFDPIWFGILFVINMEIGYMTPPFGFNLFYLKGIVPPSITMKDIYKSIIPFVIVEIIGIILIMIFPEIATWLPDLFF, encoded by the coding sequence GTGAGTATTGAAGCCCTGACCCTGCTGTTCTTCGGCGCCCTGCTGTTTTTCCTGCTGCTGGGCCTGCCGCTGGCGTTTGTGCTGGGCGGTGTATCCGTGGTGTTCCTCTATTTCACCTGGGGCTTTGACTCCTTTTACATGGTGGCGTCCCAGATCTGGGGCACCATGGAAAGCTTCACGCTGGTGGCCATTCCCCTGTTTGTGTTCATGGCCATGATCCTGGAACGCACCGGCGTTGCCCGGGATCTGTACCGGATGATGCACCTCTGGTGCGGCGGCCTCAGAGGCGGCCTTGCGCTGGGCACCCTGGGCATCTGCGCCGTGTTTGCCGCCATGGTAGGCATCAGCGGGGCTGCGGTGGTCGCCATGGGCACCATTGCGCTGCCGTCCATGCTCGAACGGGGTTACGACAAGAACATGGCCCTGGGTGTGATCAATACCGGCGGCGGCTGGGGTATCCTGATTCCGCCCAGCATCCTGATGATCCTCTATGCCCTGATCACTGGTGTGTCGGTGGGCCAGATGTTCGCCGCCGGCATCATGCCCGGCATCCTGCTGATGGTCCTGACCGCCATCTACATCATTGTCCGATGCCACCTGCAGCCGGATCTTGCACCCGCGCTACCGAAAGAGGAACGGGGCACCTGGCCGGAGAAATTCCGGGCCCTGCGCGCGGTGCTGCTGCCGATTGGTGTGGTGGTCATGGTGCTGGGCTCCATCATCGGCGGCATCACCACCCCGACCGAAGCCGCCGCCATGGGCGTTCTTGGCGCACTGATCTCGGCCGCCGTCTACAAGCAGTTCAAGTGGAGCATCCTGCAGGAAGCGGCGATCCGCACCTTCAAACTGACCGGCATGATCATGTGGATCCTGTTTGCCGCCCATGCCTTCAGCGCCGCCTACCAGAGCATGGGCGCCCAGGAGCTGATCGAGGGCCTGATGAACATGGTCCCGGGTGGTCCCTGGGGCATTATCATCGCCATGATGGTGATCGTGTTCCTGCTCGCCATGGTACTGGATCCGGTGGGCATCATGCTGATCACCCTGCCGGTATTCATGCCGATCGTGGAATCCCTGGGCTTCGATCCGATCTGGTTCGGCATCCTGTTCGTGATCAACATGGAAATCGGCTACATGACCCCGCCCTTCGGCTTCAACCTGTTCTATCTGAAGGGCATCGTGCCGCCGTCGATCACCATGAAGGATATCTACAAGTCGATTATCCCGTTCGTGATTGTCGAGATCATCGGCATCATCCTGATCATGATCTTCCCGGAGATCGCCACCTGGCTGCCGGATCTGTTCTTCTGA
- a CDS encoding sodium-dependent transporter, with translation MSQSNSVSGNGDYTARGLWSSRLAFILAATGSAVGLGNVWKFPYVTGENGGGAFVLVYLLCIAIIGIPIMMAEVFIGRNGRHNPITSFRLVAERNLASPVWRISAIVGMLAAFIILSFYSVIGGWAASYIGHAAAGDFTGGTAESIGDLFGGLLGSPVQLLIWHTVFMALVVLVVSRGLKGGLERAATILMPALFILLLVAVGYATTTGHFGEAVSFLFSPNFGALTVSGVLVALGHAFFTLSLGMAIMMAYGSYLGRDVSIGRTAISVAIMDTAVALLAGLAIFPVVFANGLEAGAGPGLIFQTLPLAFGNMPFGSLFGALFFVLLLFAAWTSGISLLEPVVEWVEEKTSLARTGSAVLVGVLCWALGIASILSLNVWSDITPLGMFDRFEGKTIFDLLDYVTANIMLPLSGLLTALFVGWFVARESLKSDLALTGGAFGLWYNLIRFVTPIAVVIVFIYNLMA, from the coding sequence ATGTCTCAATCCAACTCTGTGTCGGGTAACGGCGATTACACCGCCCGTGGCCTCTGGTCGTCCCGGCTGGCGTTCATTCTGGCGGCAACTGGTTCTGCCGTCGGTCTGGGCAATGTCTGGAAATTCCCTTACGTCACCGGTGAGAACGGCGGTGGTGCCTTTGTCCTGGTATATCTGTTGTGCATCGCCATCATCGGTATTCCCATCATGATGGCTGAGGTGTTCATTGGCCGGAATGGTCGCCATAACCCGATCACCAGCTTTCGCCTGGTGGCCGAGCGCAACCTGGCGTCACCGGTCTGGCGCATCTCGGCGATCGTGGGCATGCTCGCCGCCTTTATCATCCTGTCTTTTTATTCGGTGATTGGTGGCTGGGCGGCTTCCTACATCGGCCACGCCGCTGCTGGTGATTTCACCGGCGGTACCGCCGAGTCCATCGGTGACCTGTTCGGCGGCCTGCTCGGCAGCCCGGTGCAGCTGCTGATCTGGCACACCGTATTCATGGCACTGGTGGTATTGGTGGTTTCCCGAGGCCTTAAAGGAGGTCTGGAGCGTGCGGCCACCATTCTGATGCCCGCCCTGTTCATCCTGTTGCTGGTTGCGGTGGGCTATGCCACTACCACCGGCCATTTCGGTGAGGCGGTCAGCTTCCTGTTCAGCCCCAACTTCGGCGCGCTTACGGTCAGTGGTGTCCTGGTTGCCCTCGGGCATGCCTTCTTCACCCTGAGCCTGGGTATGGCGATCATGATGGCCTATGGCTCCTACCTGGGGCGGGATGTCTCCATCGGCCGGACCGCCATCAGCGTGGCGATCATGGACACCGCCGTCGCCTTGCTGGCGGGCCTGGCCATCTTCCCGGTGGTCTTCGCCAATGGCCTGGAAGCCGGCGCCGGCCCCGGCCTGATCTTCCAGACCCTGCCGCTGGCATTTGGCAACATGCCGTTTGGCAGTCTGTTCGGCGCCCTGTTCTTCGTGCTGCTGCTGTTCGCAGCCTGGACGTCCGGCATTTCCCTGCTGGAGCCGGTGGTTGAGTGGGTCGAGGAAAAGACCAGCCTGGCCCGTACCGGCAGCGCGGTGCTGGTGGGTGTGCTGTGCTGGGCACTGGGTATTGCCTCCATTCTGTCCCTGAACGTCTGGTCCGATATCACGCCGCTGGGCATGTTCGACCGGTTCGAAGGTAAGACCATCTTTGATCTGCTGGACTACGTCACCGCCAACATCATGCTGCCGCTTTCCGGCCTGTTGACGGCCCTGTTCGTGGGCTGGTTCGTGGCCCGGGAGTCGCTCAAGTCCGACCTGGCTCTGACCGGTGGCGCCTTCGGCCTGTGGTACAACCTGATCCGGTTCGTGACCCCCATTGCGGTGGTGATCGTGTTCATCTACAACCTGATGGCCTGA